One window from the genome of Pseudanabaena yagii GIHE-NHR1 encodes:
- a CDS encoding pentapeptide repeat-containing protein, with protein MNSYVNYRYQDFQNQSFRDEFRVDSGNYADFTGSRLKSCDFRGASLVGADFSETVIGRDEKTFQSAIWQITLHIVLGIPLGIASWFLSQFTLAGCGVSEANPYAWLTDPFIWIAAFATAATISKGKALMLFLGLAFLMALASSLHSGVLAGISGILMVLGALGMSLFGIYLGYSKGSIAVGMVWMAVGVSSAISAGYSWLHYQEIHYAILFAILTIIPAILATKAFNLHFAKVKRSAMTSFCGANLTRSRFVNAVLQNCDFTMAKLEDVDWCGATFNNCKFPKGWSPNWKKEIAQDINANQSVEKLAAKESQ; from the coding sequence ATGAATAGTTATGTCAATTATCGCTATCAGGATTTCCAAAATCAGTCATTTCGTGATGAATTTCGAGTAGACAGTGGTAACTATGCTGACTTTACTGGTTCTAGATTAAAAAGTTGTGATTTTCGCGGTGCAAGTCTGGTGGGTGCTGATTTTTCAGAAACAGTGATCGGGCGCGATGAGAAAACATTTCAATCGGCGATCTGGCAAATCACCTTACATATTGTCTTGGGAATTCCTCTGGGAATAGCATCATGGTTTTTGAGCCAATTTACCCTTGCGGGTTGTGGGGTATCAGAGGCTAATCCCTATGCATGGCTGACAGATCCTTTTATTTGGATTGCCGCTTTTGCGACGGCAGCCACTATTTCTAAAGGAAAGGCTTTAATGCTCTTTTTAGGACTGGCTTTTTTGATGGCTTTAGCAAGTTCACTTCATAGCGGTGTTTTAGCTGGAATAAGTGGAATTCTCATGGTACTAGGCGCATTAGGGATGTCGCTATTTGGAATTTATCTGGGCTACTCAAAAGGCTCGATCGCTGTGGGTATGGTATGGATGGCAGTGGGAGTATCTTCAGCAATTTCCGCAGGTTATAGTTGGTTACACTACCAAGAAATTCATTACGCAATCTTGTTCGCAATTCTGACGATTATTCCAGCTATTTTGGCAACTAAAGCTTTTAACCTCCATTTTGCTAAGGTAAAGAGGTCGGCGATGACTTCTTTTTGTGGCGCAAATTTAACTAGATCAAGATTTGTAAATGCAGTTTTGCAGAATTGTGATTTTACAATGGCAAAGTTAGAGGATGTAGATTGGTGCGGTGCAACCTTTAATAATTGCAAGTTTCCTAAAGGCTGGTCTCCTAATTGGAAAAAGGAGATCGCCCAAGATATTAACGCTAATCAATCGGTTGAAAAATTAGCTGCTAAAGAATCTCAATAA
- a CDS encoding type IV pilin-like G/H family protein, with amino-acid sequence MVQQTKKEQPELLLQVDDDDRENQLVLETEQEAIADLPQDELPLQKPKKTKRSLLRWIVYGGLGFGILAIVLPAFLGQSVGCGNKARNYEGKTYVGSMNRAQQAFWLEKSAFAKSIPALDLGIQEETSNFKYEIQRLPLVSYQYAIPKNDKVKGFVGAVFVVAPENNPENNSEKREITTVAILCESQGTGLQEKLSKPSLQNGKPTCAEGTLSLN; translated from the coding sequence ATGGTTCAGCAAACTAAAAAAGAACAGCCTGAATTGTTGTTGCAAGTTGACGATGATGATCGGGAAAATCAATTAGTCTTGGAAACTGAACAAGAGGCGATCGCTGATTTACCTCAAGATGAATTACCACTCCAGAAGCCGAAAAAAACTAAGAGATCTCTTTTACGTTGGATTGTTTATGGTGGCTTAGGTTTTGGCATCCTTGCTATAGTATTACCTGCTTTTTTAGGTCAGTCTGTTGGTTGTGGCAACAAAGCCCGTAATTATGAAGGCAAAACCTATGTGGGTAGTATGAATAGAGCGCAACAGGCTTTTTGGCTAGAAAAATCAGCCTTTGCTAAGTCTATTCCTGCTTTAGATCTCGGTATACAAGAAGAGACGAGCAATTTTAAGTATGAGATTCAGCGTTTGCCACTTGTGTCCTATCAATATGCAATTCCTAAAAACGACAAAGTGAAAGGTTTTGTTGGTGCGGTATTTGTGGTTGCGCCAGAAAATAATCCTGAGAATAATTCTGAAAAAAGAGAGATTACCACTGTCGCTATCCTTTGTGAATCTCAAGGAACAGGATTGCAAGAAAAGTTGTCCAAACCATCATTGCAAAACGGGAAGCCAACCTGTGCTGAAGGAACGCTTTCACTAAACTAA